One window of the Rhipicephalus microplus isolate Deutch F79 chromosome 2, USDA_Rmic, whole genome shotgun sequence genome contains the following:
- the LOC142796168 gene encoding uncharacterized protein LOC142796168 isoform X1 has protein sequence MHRTTAEAVTNVCMQIFTTHGIPAKICSDNGPPFNSTCFRIFSTQLDITHVTSSPHYPRSNGMAERAVQEAKRLLKKCWFVTLEFYSGLLEWRNMPRDDRLKSPVQRIMGRQTRTKLPVLDCHLEPQTVPTEVVRKRLSEIRRKQRVFYNRSTRNLPEVHSGSTVSVYDTTNKTWAPAVVMGPASTPRSYIVGTENGQHLRRTREHLRSTNGPVFSQQLESATATARSSQQPCTTEQQAPQEALRRSTTLRRSPQRYPLPERPAETVPRM, from the coding sequence ATGCATCGAACTACGGCAGAAGCAGTGACAAACGTGTGCATGCAAATCTTCACCACGCATGGCATACCAGCAAAGATATGCAGCGATAATGGTCCCCCGTTCAATAGCACGTGCTTCCGTATTTTTTCAACGCAGCTGGACATCACCCACGTGACTTCCAGTCCGCATTACCCTCGCAGTAACGGCATGGCTGAAAGGGCCGTCCAAGAAGCAAAGAGACTACTGAAGAAGTGCTGGTTTGTAACACTGGAGTTCTACAGCGGCCTGCTTGAATGGAGAAACATGCCAAGGGATGACCGTCTAAAGTCACCCGTCCAACGGATCATGGGTCGACAGACGAGGACCAAGCTGCCTGTACTAGACTGCCACCTAGAACCCCAAACCGTGCCGACCGAAGTTGTCCGAAAGCGACTCAGCGAAATACGGCGAAAACAACGCGTCTTCTACAACAGATCAACGCGGAATCTACCGGAAGTGCACAGTGGGTCCACAGTATCGGTTTACGATACAACAAACAAGACCTgggcaccagcagttgtcatggGCCCGGCAAGTACACCACGCTCTTATATTGTTGGTACTGAGAACGGCCAGCATCTACGACGCACGAGAGAACACCTCAGGTCAACAAACGGGCCGGTTTTCTCACAGCAGCTAGAAAGCGCGACAGCGACCGCGCGTTCCAGCCAGCAGCCGTGCACCACCGAGCAGCAAGCACCTCAAGAAGCGCTGCGTCGAAGCACAACACTGCGAAGATCGCCACAACGCTATCCGCTCCCAGAGCGCCCAGCAGAAACTGTTCCGCGGATGTAG